In a genomic window of Pelotomaculum thermopropionicum SI:
- the BtuR gene encoding ATP:corrinoid adenosyltransferase, translated as MKSRQKKGLILVNTGNGKGKTTAALGMALRAWGQGMRVLVLQFIKGGWKYGELKAAEKLAPGFEIRQMGEGFIKGENDSALDEHRHAAQQALKAAGEEILSGKYDLIILDEILYALHFGLVSLDDVLALLAQKPEGLHLVLTGRNAPPEIIERADLVTEMREVKHHFTSGVPAQKGIEF; from the coding sequence ATGAAAAGCAGGCAGAAAAAGGGGCTGATCCTGGTCAATACCGGCAATGGCAAGGGCAAGACGACCGCTGCCCTGGGCATGGCCCTCAGGGCCTGGGGACAGGGCATGAGGGTGCTGGTGCTTCAGTTTATCAAGGGTGGGTGGAAATACGGCGAGTTAAAGGCGGCGGAAAAGCTGGCGCCCGGTTTTGAGATTCGCCAGATGGGCGAGGGGTTCATTAAAGGGGAGAATGACAGCGCTCTGGACGAACACCGGCATGCCGCCCAGCAGGCTTTAAAGGCCGCCGGGGAGGAAATCCTTTCCGGCAAATACGATTTGATTATCCTGGATGAAATCCTTTACGCCCTGCATTTCGGGCTTGTTAGCCTGGACGACGTGCTGGCCCTGCTGGCCCAAAAACCGGAAGGCCTGCATCTGGTTCTTACCGGGCGCAACGCCCCGCCGGAAATAATCGAAAGGGCCGATCTGGTTACCGAAATGCGGGAGGTCAAACACCATTTCACCAGCGGAGTTCCGGCCCAGAAGGGGATTGAATTTTAA